From Ostreibacterium oceani, the proteins below share one genomic window:
- the gspD gene encoding type II secretion system secretin GspD: protein MDLIKKYRLIFCLLINGIAFSAAAEKTIQLNLQGADLREFIETVAKITGKNFVIDNQVQGQVTLISPEKFDKSALNQIFENVLAVNGYQAIDSGAGVTKIVPASQQSFIGYSGVSHVIKPNFVKASEILPSIQPLLPDGNFISADSKNNLLILSGKPEDIDRAVRVIERIDRQSATDFEIVRLQNASASDIASTVNLLLGANAGANGSRVVADERTNSILLQQTKADNLRIKALIAHLDTPIERAGNTEVIYLKNAKASDIARILGQTQSALLTDNSANINGNFNDNGARPTAPAGGDEGVIDFTNLSSTQQTAINIRADDATNALIVTAPPAAMRNIKQVIGKLDIRRAQVLVEAIIAEIAFDDIENLGVQWYAAGSSGTIPVGVIDFNNAGSSILSIAASAITQQDGDDIPVDSTGRPAAISSGATFGIGNRNAGVLINALSALNNSNILSTPSLLVMDNEEAEFLVGQNIPYVTGSFSTSGNGSDNPFQTVERQDVGIKLNIKPQINEGDTIALDIYQEVSNVTSVDPQQGPTTAKRALKTTVLVEDNQVLVLGGLIDNQSTEGVQKVPGLGDVPVIGNLFRSRSQGMRKRNLMIFIRPTIFRNTQVANFATQEKYDSIRLRQIADDNTPPEFILPPIALDTDDDNSGDGSTESLMQAPAPVYERSQPLTP, encoded by the coding sequence ATGGATTTAATAAAAAAATACAGACTAATTTTTTGTTTACTTATCAATGGCATTGCTTTTAGCGCGGCCGCTGAAAAAACCATTCAGCTCAACTTACAAGGCGCTGATTTGCGTGAATTTATCGAGACAGTTGCAAAGATAACCGGCAAAAATTTTGTCATCGATAACCAAGTACAAGGACAAGTCACCCTAATTAGCCCAGAAAAATTCGACAAAAGCGCGCTCAATCAAATTTTTGAAAATGTCTTAGCCGTCAATGGATACCAAGCCATCGATAGTGGCGCAGGTGTCACGAAAATTGTGCCAGCCAGCCAGCAATCGTTTATCGGATACAGCGGCGTATCACACGTCATCAAACCCAATTTTGTCAAAGCCAGTGAAATTTTACCCAGCATCCAGCCTTTGTTACCCGACGGCAACTTTATCAGCGCTGACAGCAAAAACAACCTCCTCATCCTCTCAGGAAAACCCGAAGATATTGACCGTGCTGTCCGTGTTATTGAGCGCATCGATCGCCAAAGTGCGACTGATTTTGAAATTGTACGCCTGCAAAATGCATCTGCCAGTGATATTGCCAGCACTGTTAACTTACTGCTTGGCGCAAATGCTGGCGCTAACGGCAGCCGTGTCGTTGCCGATGAACGTACTAATTCCATTTTACTGCAACAAACCAAGGCAGATAATCTACGCATCAAAGCACTGATTGCGCATCTCGACACGCCAATCGAACGGGCAGGCAACACCGAGGTCATCTATTTAAAAAATGCCAAAGCCAGCGATATTGCTCGAATTCTTGGGCAAACCCAATCGGCCTTGCTGACAGATAACAGCGCTAATATCAACGGCAATTTCAACGACAATGGGGCGCGACCAACCGCGCCTGCAGGCGGAGATGAAGGGGTAATTGACTTCACTAATCTATCGTCCACCCAACAAACGGCAATCAACATCCGTGCCGATGATGCGACCAACGCCCTGATTGTCACCGCGCCACCTGCGGCGATGCGCAATATCAAACAAGTGATTGGCAAACTCGATATTCGTCGCGCACAAGTATTAGTCGAAGCCATTATCGCAGAAATTGCCTTTGATGATATCGAAAATCTTGGCGTGCAGTGGTATGCTGCAGGTAGCTCTGGCACCATCCCCGTCGGCGTGATTGATTTTAATAATGCTGGCAGCTCTATCCTTAGCATCGCTGCGAGCGCTATCACGCAACAAGACGGCGACGATATCCCCGTCGATAGCACAGGCCGACCGGCGGCTATTTCTAGCGGCGCAACGTTTGGCATTGGTAATCGCAATGCTGGCGTTCTCATCAACGCCCTGTCGGCACTCAATAACAGCAATATATTGTCAACGCCGTCTTTACTGGTTATGGATAACGAAGAGGCTGAATTTCTCGTCGGACAAAACATCCCCTATGTGACGGGTAGCTTTTCAACCAGCGGCAATGGCAGCGACAACCCGTTTCAAACAGTCGAACGCCAGGATGTCGGCATCAAACTCAACATCAAACCGCAAATCAACGAAGGTGACACAATCGCCCTAGACATCTATCAAGAAGTCTCTAATGTCACTAGCGTTGACCCGCAACAAGGCCCAACAACGGCAAAACGCGCCCTAAAAACAACGGTATTGGTCGAAGACAATCAAGTCCTTGTTTTAGGTGGGCTAATCGACAACCAATCGACTGAAGGCGTGCAAAAAGTCCCTGGTCTCGGCGATGTCCCTGTGATTGGCAATCTATTTCGTTCGCGTAGCCAAGGGATGCGCAAACGTAACTTAATGATTTTTATCCGCCCGACAATTTTTCGCAACACCCAAGTCGCCAATTTTGCCACACAAGAAAAATACGATAGTATTCGGCTTCGCCAAATTGCCGATGACAACACACCGCCTGAATTCATCCTACCGCCCATTGCGCTAGATACGGATGATGACAACTCGGGTGATGGCAGCACCGAGTCGCTAATGCAAGCACCTGCCCCCGTTTACGAACGTAGCCAACCGCTCACGCCATAA
- a CDS encoding GspE/PulE family protein, whose amino-acid sequence MLSYRFCKTHQIALKSSDGGANYTLCYVKPISPAILQQIQQQFDTPLAFEQITEHELTHLLENMHHAHDSSTEAAVAALSEDIDLAGFREQFAQSIDLLDTDNDAPIIRLINAILTTAIKQQASDIHIESFEHRIAVRIRVDGVLQSLMEPPVELAPFLISRVKIMSGLDIAEKRLPQDGRISTQIAGRAVDIRVSTLPVANAERIVLRILDKAASSFTLTELAMPVPIKSNIVEQIHQPHGIFLVVGPTGSGKTTTLYAALSELDIAHKNIMTVEDPIEYFLDGVSQTQVNNKIGMNFAKGLRAILRQDPDIIMVGEIRDLETAEMAVQASLTGHLVLSTLHTNTATGAITRLQEMGIAPFLLSSTLGGVLSQRLVRKLCPHCKQTATATTLSTHLLGPTTPHYDAVGCKQCNYIGYRGRAGVYEFIQLDHKTRELIVQQASENAIESAVRLAFPSLLDNGLELVKSGTTTLNELMRVAAMSEPTGQYEEKQPTD is encoded by the coding sequence ATGTTATCCTATCGTTTTTGCAAAACGCACCAAATTGCCCTCAAGTCCTCCGACGGTGGCGCGAATTATACTTTGTGTTATGTCAAACCCATCAGCCCTGCCATATTACAACAAATCCAACAACAGTTTGACACCCCCCTTGCCTTTGAGCAGATCACCGAGCATGAACTCACGCATTTATTAGAAAACATGCACCATGCCCACGATAGCAGCACTGAAGCCGCCGTCGCCGCACTTAGTGAAGACATTGACCTTGCTGGATTTCGAGAACAATTCGCCCAGTCAATAGACCTCTTAGACACCGATAACGATGCACCGATTATTCGCCTGATTAATGCCATTTTAACAACGGCTATCAAACAGCAAGCATCGGATATTCATATCGAAAGCTTCGAACACCGTATTGCTGTCCGCATTCGGGTTGACGGTGTGCTACAGTCACTGATGGAGCCGCCTGTTGAACTGGCGCCTTTTTTAATTTCTCGCGTCAAAATCATGTCAGGGCTAGATATTGCTGAAAAACGCCTGCCGCAAGATGGCCGCATCTCAACACAAATTGCCGGCCGTGCCGTCGATATTCGTGTATCTACACTGCCTGTCGCCAATGCCGAACGCATTGTGCTGCGTATTTTGGACAAGGCCGCATCGAGTTTTACCTTGACCGAACTGGCCATGCCCGTACCTATCAAATCCAACATCGTCGAGCAAATACACCAACCCCATGGTATTTTTTTAGTGGTTGGCCCAACCGGCTCAGGAAAAACGACCACGCTGTATGCGGCGTTATCTGAATTAGACATCGCGCATAAAAACATTATGACTGTCGAAGACCCTATCGAGTATTTTCTGGACGGTGTTAGCCAGACGCAAGTCAACAATAAAATTGGCATGAATTTTGCCAAAGGACTGCGCGCAATCTTGCGACAAGATCCTGACATTATTATGGTGGGTGAAATCAGAGACCTAGAAACAGCAGAAATGGCCGTGCAAGCCAGCCTAACGGGGCATTTGGTTTTATCGACCTTGCACACCAATACCGCCACCGGCGCCATCACTCGATTACAAGAAATGGGAATCGCGCCTTTTTTGCTGAGCTCAACCTTAGGCGGTGTATTGTCACAGCGATTGGTGAGAAAACTCTGCCCACACTGCAAACAAACTGCCACCGCAACCACACTTAGCACCCATCTATTAGGACCGACTACCCCGCATTACGACGCTGTCGGCTGCAAACAGTGTAATTATATCGGCTATCGCGGTCGCGCGGGCGTCTATGAATTCATCCAGCTCGATCACAAAACCCGCGAGCTTATTGTGCAGCAAGCCAGCGAAAACGCCATTGAAAGTGCAGTCAGATTGGCGTTTCCTAGCCTACTTGACAACGGCCTCGAACTGGTCAAATCTGGCACCACGACCTTAAACGAACTCATGCGGGTTGCCGCGATGAGCGAACCGACAGGACAATATGAAGAAAAACAACCAACCGATTAG
- a CDS encoding phosphatidylglycerophosphatase A family protein, with product MKKNNQPISASTYFHGKSYTEKMILFTAFGFGSGLAKFAPGTWGTLPGLVLAYFLMPHPWLHLLTIVALTALGIWLCQRASDLLKTHDHSSIVIDEIVGVCITLLFLPASPWALLLGFVFFRFFDIVKPWPIRWVDRRVHGGLGIMLDDIIAGVFAAVPLQLIWYYFF from the coding sequence ATGAAGAAAAACAACCAACCGATTAGCGCCAGCACCTATTTCCACGGCAAAAGCTACACGGAAAAAATGATTTTGTTTACCGCGTTTGGCTTTGGTAGCGGGTTGGCTAAGTTCGCACCTGGGACTTGGGGGACACTTCCTGGGCTTGTACTTGCTTACTTCTTGATGCCGCATCCCTGGTTGCATTTGCTCACCATAGTCGCACTCACAGCGCTGGGTATTTGGTTATGCCAACGCGCATCCGACCTATTAAAAACACATGACCACAGTAGTATCGTCATCGATGAAATTGTCGGTGTTTGCATCACCCTGCTCTTTTTGCCCGCATCGCCTTGGGCTTTGCTTTTAGGGTTTGTTTTTTTCCGTTTTTTTGACATTGTCAAACCATGGCCTATCCGCTGGGTTGACCGCCGTGTACACGGCGGACTGGGCATTATGCTAGACGACATCATTGCTGGCGTGTTTGCCGCTGTTCCATTGCAGCTTATTTGGTATTACTTTTTTTAA